The following are encoded together in the Hypnocyclicus thermotrophus genome:
- the pelF gene encoding GT4 family glycosyltransferase PelF — translation MGAYKNADVTISLFNANKKIQLKYGSKKESTIVIPNGVDLKRYNIEKIKHKKFNIGAVVRVVPIKDIKTLIRSFKIVINKLKTTDIKLYIMGPYEENLEYYKECVDLVKFLDLENLVIFTGIINVSEYLKKIDLLVLSSISEAQPLVILEGLASEIPFVSTDVGACKELLYGNEQDKLGKAGIIVPPFSPKEMSEAIIKLYKNRELLYKMGKIGRKRIEKYYTKESFIKQYRDLYMKIGN, via the coding sequence ATTGGTGCATATAAAAATGCCGACGTAACTATTTCATTATTTAATGCCAATAAAAAAATACAATTAAAATATGGTAGTAAAAAAGAAAGTACTATAGTTATTCCAAATGGAGTTGATTTAAAAAGATATAATATTGAAAAAATTAAACATAAAAAATTTAATATTGGTGCTGTCGTTAGAGTTGTCCCTATAAAAGATATAAAAACATTAATTAGAAGTTTTAAAATTGTAATAAACAAATTAAAAACTACTGATATAAAATTATATATTATGGGGCCTTACGAAGAAAACTTGGAATATTATAAAGAATGTGTAGATTTAGTTAAATTTTTAGATCTAGAAAATTTAGTTATATTTACAGGAATAATTAACGTAAGTGAATATTTAAAAAAAATAGATTTACTTGTACTTAGTTCTATTTCAGAAGCACAACCACTTGTAATTTTAGAAGGACTTGCTTCTGAAATTCCTTTTGTTTCTACAGATGTTGGTGCTTGTAAAGAATTATTGTATGGAAATGAACAGGACAAATTAGGAAAGGCAGGAATAATTGTCCCGCCATTTTCTCCAAAAGAAATGAGTGAAGCTATTATAAAATTATATAAAAACAGAGAGTTACTCTATAAAATGGGTAAGATTGGTCGAAAAAGAATTGAAAAATATTATACAAAAGAATCTTTTATTAAACAATATAGAGATTTATACATGAAAATAGGTAATTAA
- a CDS encoding DUF3492 domain-containing protein: MKTICLLAESYPYIAGGVSSWINQLISELPEFNFKIISIMPSDKEFTEYKYKIPKNIISIDTFYLQDFKKFSATPKEKKIKLSKQELITLKKFIRFDPSINWKTFSNLIRNIEKNRNQCRFFKK; encoded by the coding sequence ATGAAAACAATTTGTTTATTAGCAGAATCCTATCCATATATTGCGGGTGGTGTATCTTCATGGATAAATCAATTAATCTCAGAATTACCAGAATTTAATTTTAAAATTATATCTATTATGCCTTCTGATAAAGAATTTACTGAATATAAATATAAAATTCCTAAAAATATAATTTCTATTGATACATTTTATTTACAAGATTTTAAAAAATTTTCTGCTACACCAAAAGAAAAAAAAATAAAATTATCAAAACAAGAATTAATTACATTAAAAAAATTTATACGATTTGACCCTTCTATTAATTGGAAAACTTTTTCTAACTTAATTAGAAATATTGAAAAAAATAGGAACCAGTGTAGATTTTTTAAAAAGTAA
- a CDS encoding DUF3492 domain-containing protein: protein MKKIGTSVDFLKSKIFWNLIIEYYKDKFPEEGFNEFYWTISSMFLFFITVMQHNLPKADIYHAVSTGYPGLLGLIASQSYNKKFILTEHGIYAREREEDIIKADWIRKKYKKLWIDLFYFI from the coding sequence TTGAAAAAAATAGGAACCAGTGTAGATTTTTTAAAAAGTAAAATCTTTTGGAATTTAATTATTGAATATTATAAAGATAAATTTCCAGAAGAAGGATTTAATGAGTTTTATTGGACAATATCATCAATGTTTTTATTTTTTATAACTGTTATGCAACATAATCTCCCAAAAGCTGATATTTATCACGCGGTGTCTACTGGTTATCCTGGATTATTAGGGCTAATTGCTTCTCAAAGTTATAATAAAAAATTTATATTAACTGAACATGGAATTTATGCAAGAGAGAGAGAAGAAGACATTATAAAAGCTGATTGGATTCGAAAAAAATATAAAAAATTATGGATAGATTTATTTTATTTTATTTAA
- the metE gene encoding 5-methyltetrahydropteroyltriglutamate--homocysteine S-methyltransferase, with translation MYKTSVIGFPRIGENRELKKIVENFLKKEITKNELLKESSNIRKKHLNILKENSIDYITINDFSLYDNFLDTICLLGAIPKRYNELELDELDTYFAMAKGYQKNDKDVKALAMKKWFNTNYHYLVPELDKNISFNLNLKKILSEYKEAKDLEITPKISIIGPYTFLKLSNIKEGDLEDYINDIKEIYIELIQNLNKLDISYIQIEEPILVTDLNNKDIINFENIYKEILNVKEKKILLQTYFGDIRDIYENIIKLDFDAIGLDLIDGEYNFELIEKYGINNKEIFAGIVNGKNIFINDYKKSIEIIDRLGIENLVLSSSCSLLHLPFTIKNETSLDEKYKILLSFAVEKLIELRELKNILEFEDFENHNKYNENQKKIKSKQNLTEFLNNEVKEKVKNLKEEDFYRKEKFDERIKLQKKYLNLPKLPTTTIGSFPQTLEVRKIRNKYRKNEITKNKYNEFIYSKIEEVIKLQENLEIDVLVHGEFERTDMVEYFGENFEGFLITKNGWVQSYGTRCVKPPVIFGDISRKDSFTVEYIKYAQELTNKYVKGMLTGPITIINWSFVREDLSIRDIAYQIALALQDEVLDLEKSGIKVIQIDEAALREKLPLRKENWKEYLDIAIKAFRLTNSKVKADTQIHTHMCYSEFKDIINEIKELDADVITIEAAKSDLSMIDILNENNYDKEVGPGVYDIHSPRIPSVEEFETVINELTKKIEIEKLWINPDCGLKTRGNKETIESLRNMVVATKNIRKNL, from the coding sequence ATGTATAAAACATCAGTGATAGGATTTCCTAGAATTGGAGAAAATAGAGAATTAAAAAAAATAGTAGAAAATTTTTTAAAAAAAGAAATAACAAAAAACGAATTATTAAAAGAAAGTAGTAATATCAGAAAAAAACATCTAAATATTTTAAAAGAAAATAGTATAGATTATATAACTATTAATGATTTTTCATTATATGATAATTTTTTAGATACGATATGTCTTTTAGGTGCGATACCCAAAAGATATAACGAATTAGAATTAGATGAATTAGATACTTATTTTGCAATGGCTAAAGGATATCAAAAAAATGATAAAGATGTAAAAGCACTTGCGATGAAAAAATGGTTTAATACAAATTATCACTATTTAGTACCAGAATTAGATAAAAATATTAGCTTTAATTTAAATCTAAAAAAAATATTAAGTGAATATAAAGAAGCAAAAGATTTAGAAATTACTCCTAAAATTTCTATAATTGGTCCTTATACTTTTTTAAAATTATCTAATATAAAAGAGGGAGATTTGGAAGATTATATTAATGATATCAAAGAAATTTATATAGAACTTATTCAAAATTTAAATAAACTTGATATTAGTTATATTCAGATTGAAGAACCAATTTTAGTAACAGACTTAAATAATAAAGATATTATTAATTTTGAAAATATATATAAGGAAATATTGAATGTAAAAGAGAAAAAAATATTACTTCAAACATATTTTGGTGATATTAGAGATATTTATGAAAATATCATTAAATTAGATTTTGATGCGATTGGTCTTGATCTAATTGATGGAGAATATAATTTTGAGCTTATAGAAAAATATGGAATAAATAATAAAGAGATATTTGCAGGGATTGTAAATGGGAAAAATATTTTTATAAATGATTATAAAAAAAGTATAGAAATTATAGATAGATTAGGAATAGAAAATTTAGTTTTATCGTCTTCTTGTTCTTTACTTCATTTACCATTTACAATAAAAAATGAAACTAGTTTAGATGAAAAATATAAAATTCTTTTATCATTTGCTGTAGAAAAATTAATAGAACTTAGAGAGCTAAAAAATATATTAGAATTTGAAGATTTTGAAAATCATAATAAATACAATGAAAATCAAAAAAAAATAAAATCAAAACAAAATTTAACAGAATTTTTAAATAATGAAGTAAAAGAAAAAGTTAAAAATTTAAAAGAAGAGGATTTTTATAGAAAAGAAAAATTTGATGAAAGAATAAAATTACAAAAAAAATATTTAAATTTACCAAAACTACCAACAACAACAATTGGTTCTTTTCCACAAACGTTGGAAGTTAGAAAAATAAGAAACAAATACAGAAAAAATGAGATAACAAAAAATAAATATAATGAATTTATTTATTCTAAAATAGAAGAAGTAATAAAATTACAAGAAAACTTAGAAATTGATGTGTTAGTACATGGTGAATTTGAAAGAACTGATATGGTAGAATATTTTGGTGAAAATTTTGAAGGTTTTTTAATAACTAAAAATGGTTGGGTACAATCATACGGTACTAGATGTGTAAAACCACCAGTAATATTTGGAGATATATCTAGAAAAGATAGTTTTACAGTGGAATATATAAAATATGCTCAAGAATTAACAAATAAGTATGTAAAAGGGATGCTTACAGGTCCGATAACGATTATAAATTGGTCATTTGTAAGAGAAGATTTATCAATTAGAGATATCGCTTATCAAATTGCTTTGGCGCTTCAAGATGAAGTTCTTGATCTTGAAAAATCTGGTATTAAAGTGATACAAATAGATGAAGCTGCACTTAGAGAAAAATTACCATTAAGAAAAGAAAATTGGAAAGAATATTTAGATATTGCAATAAAAGCTTTTCGGCTCACAAATAGTAAAGTAAAAGCAGATACTCAAATACATACACATATGTGTTATAGTGAATTTAAAGATATAATTAATGAGATAAAAGAATTAGATGCAGATGTTATTACAATTGAAGCAGCTAAATCAGATCTTTCCATGATAGATATATTGAATGAAAATAATTATGATAAAGAAGTAGGGCCTGGTGTTTATGATATACATTCACCAAGAATACCAAGCGTAGAAGAGTTTGAAACTGTTATAAATGAATTAACTAAGAAAATAGAAATAGAAAAATTATGGATTAATCCAGATTGTGGTCTTAAAACTCGAGGTAATAAAGAAACAATAGAAAGTTTAAGAAATATGGTAGTAGCAACAAAAAATATACGTAAAAATTTATAA
- a CDS encoding ribonuclease H family protein — protein sequence MEEIIIYTDGACANNQEKENTGGYGAVLMYKGKIKEIFGGYKNTTNNRMELMAVIEALKQLKRKDIPIKVYSDSSYVVNGINIWIHDWIKKGKIKKNYDLWMKLYNLKKGFKKIEFFHVKGHNGDRYNEIADRLAVKGSQMYDLLVDEKNLD from the coding sequence TTGGAAGAAATTATAATATATACAGATGGAGCATGTGCAAATAATCAAGAAAAAGAAAATACTGGTGGTTATGGTGCTGTATTGATGTATAAAGGTAAAATAAAAGAAATATTTGGTGGATATAAAAATACTACAAATAATAGAATGGAATTAATGGCGGTAATAGAAGCATTAAAACAATTAAAAAGAAAAGATATTCCAATAAAAGTATATTCAGATAGTAGTTATGTGGTAAACGGAATAAACATATGGATACATGATTGGATAAAAAAAGGAAAAATTAAAAAAAATTATGATTTATGGATGAAATTATATAATTTAAAAAAAGGTTTTAAAAAAATAGAATTTTTTCATGTAAAAGGACATAACGGAGATAGATATAATGAGATAGCAGATAGATTAGCTGTAAAAGGGAGTCAAATGTATGATTTGTTAGTTGATGAAAAAAATCTTGACTAA